The Haloarcula sp. DT43 genome includes a region encoding these proteins:
- a CDS encoding glucosamine inositolphosphorylceramide transferase family protein produces the protein MTDDTSPDGADRSHDRLLAHARHRTDPLVAGLRRRLASSTLVERAAWHTGERLHMRTPERRRRPDPVDIRGRYASETVPSYPVNAERAPERFVPAGDINPVLTAADVTDFGRADCVADPFLFVTDAGDWHIFFEIYTQNRRPTAAIGHAESDDGYEWTYDRVVLETDEHLSYPYVFRWDGEYYMVPDRWAKELGPAGVTLYRARSFPDEWEPVADLLQPATPLHDFSPFRWEGRWWALIGDGTDLYAYYSDELEAPDWTPHADNPVVAGRPTAARPGGRPLVFPDHVLAFYQDCAGRYGERIHAYEITELTPETYRDRERADSPVVDPPGGLGWNTGAMHQVDPWFDGEGWHCAVDGNLGLGYQVVGEHHWAIGIYRA, from the coding sequence ATGACAGACGATACGTCGCCCGACGGCGCCGACCGGTCGCACGACCGACTCCTCGCGCACGCCCGCCACCGGACCGACCCGCTCGTTGCCGGACTCCGGCGACGCCTCGCCTCGTCGACGCTCGTCGAGCGCGCGGCCTGGCACACCGGCGAGCGCCTCCACATGCGCACGCCCGAGCGACGGCGACGGCCCGACCCGGTGGACATCCGGGGCCGGTACGCGAGCGAGACCGTGCCGTCCTATCCCGTAAATGCCGAGCGAGCGCCCGAGCGGTTCGTCCCGGCCGGCGACATCAATCCCGTCCTCACCGCCGCCGACGTGACCGACTTCGGCCGAGCGGACTGCGTCGCCGACCCGTTCCTCTTCGTGACCGATGCGGGGGACTGGCACATATTCTTCGAGATATACACGCAGAACCGCCGGCCGACGGCCGCAATCGGCCACGCCGAGAGCGACGACGGCTACGAGTGGACCTACGACCGCGTCGTCCTGGAGACGGACGAACACCTCTCGTACCCCTACGTCTTCCGATGGGACGGGGAGTACTACATGGTCCCCGACCGGTGGGCGAAGGAGCTGGGGCCCGCGGGCGTGACGCTCTACCGGGCCAGGTCGTTCCCGGACGAGTGGGAACCGGTCGCCGACCTCCTCCAGCCGGCGACCCCGCTACACGACTTCAGCCCGTTCCGCTGGGAGGGACGGTGGTGGGCGCTCATCGGCGACGGGACCGACCTCTACGCGTACTACAGCGACGAACTCGAAGCGCCCGACTGGACGCCACACGCCGACAACCCTGTCGTGGCCGGGCGGCCGACGGCGGCCCGACCGGGAGGCCGGCCGCTCGTCTTTCCCGACCATGTCCTCGCGTTCTATCAGGACTGTGCCGGCCGCTACGGCGAGCGAATCCACGCCTACGAGATTACCGAACTCACGCCCGAAACGTACCGGGACCGCGAACGGGCCGACTCGCCGGTCGTGGACCCGCCCGGCGGGCTGGGCTGGAACACCGGCGCGATGCACCAGGTCGACCCGTGGTTCGACGGCGAGGGCTGGCACTGCGCCGTCGACGGCAACCTCGGCCTCGGCTACCAGGTCGTCGGCGAACACCACTGGGCCATCGGCATCTACCGAGCCTAG
- a CDS encoding glycosyltransferase, whose protein sequence is MTGQQRGDAVDPLVSVVVVTYNSGRTVGETLASLVAQTYPDDRYEILVVDGGSDDDTAAVAAEYGAAFHTVDGGTIGACRNRGVEVAAGEYVAFTDSDCAVPATWLRAHVERIADTDDHIAGVGGPNRPFPDDPAFAKLVGSLQGTVFGSGGSPQSHAIDRVREVRSVACCNVLYDAAVFDEHRYDGEINVGEDAEFHFRLSEAGYRFVFDPSIAVSHHLSPDFGSFCKKGRSYGYAMARIQRRHRKVVRWYSALPSLALGGGTAAALADLARRKARYLPLLALAYLLVSGYATAQVYRDRRSPLALLVPVMLAAQYGYYGVGFLEGLTAPDPVPQELP, encoded by the coding sequence GTGACAGGACAGCAACGCGGCGACGCCGTCGACCCGCTGGTGTCGGTCGTCGTCGTCACCTACAACTCCGGGCGGACCGTCGGCGAGACGCTGGCGTCGCTGGTAGCTCAGACCTACCCCGACGACCGCTACGAGATACTCGTCGTCGACGGCGGCAGCGACGACGACACCGCGGCCGTGGCCGCCGAGTACGGCGCGGCCTTCCATACCGTCGACGGCGGGACAATCGGCGCGTGCCGGAACCGCGGCGTCGAGGTGGCCGCCGGCGAGTACGTCGCCTTCACCGACTCGGACTGTGCCGTCCCCGCGACGTGGCTCCGCGCCCACGTCGAGCGAATCGCGGACACGGACGACCACATCGCCGGCGTCGGCGGCCCGAACCGGCCGTTCCCGGACGACCCCGCTTTTGCGAAGTTGGTCGGGAGCCTCCAGGGGACGGTGTTCGGGTCGGGCGGGTCGCCGCAGTCACACGCCATCGACCGGGTGCGGGAGGTCCGGTCGGTCGCGTGCTGTAACGTCCTCTACGACGCGGCTGTGTTCGATGAGCACCGCTACGACGGGGAGATAAACGTCGGCGAGGACGCGGAGTTTCACTTCCGGCTGAGCGAGGCCGGCTACCGCTTCGTCTTCGACCCGTCGATTGCCGTCTCGCACCACCTCTCGCCGGACTTCGGGTCGTTCTGCAAGAAGGGGCGCTCGTACGGCTACGCCATGGCGCGCATCCAGCGCCGTCACCGGAAAGTCGTCCGGTGGTACTCCGCGCTCCCGTCCCTGGCGCTCGGCGGCGGCACGGCGGCGGCGCTGGCGGACCTGGCGCGCCGGAAGGCCCGATACCTCCCCCTGCTCGCCCTGGCCTACCTCCTGGTCAGCGGCTACGCGACGGCGCAGGTCTACCGTGACAGACGGAGCCCGCTGGCCCTGCTCGTCCCGGTCATGCTCGCGGCCCAGTACGGCTACTACGGCGTCGGCTTCCTCGAAGGCCTGACCGCGCCTGACCCCGTCCCGCAGGAACTCCCCTAG